The Urocitellus parryii isolate mUroPar1 chromosome 6, mUroPar1.hap1, whole genome shotgun sequence genome includes a window with the following:
- the Hddc3 gene encoding guanosine-3',5'-bis(diphosphate) 3'-pyrophosphohydrolase MESH1 yields MGSEAAQLLEAADFAARKHKQQRRKDPEGTPYINHPIGVARILTHEAGITDIVVLQAALLHDTVEDTDTTLDEVEMHFGAQVRRLVEEVTDDKTLPKLERKRQQVEQAPHSSPGAKLVKLADKLYNLRDLNRCTPEGWSEHRVQEYFEWAAQVVKGLQGTNQQLEEALKQLFKERGLTL; encoded by the exons ATGGGCTCTGAAGCAGCGCAGCTGCTGGAGGCTGCAGACTTCGCGGCTCGGAAGCATAAACAGCAGCGTCGGAAGGATCCAGAAGGGACCCCCTACATCAACCACCCCATCG GTGTGGCTCGTATCCTGACCCATGAGGCGGGAATCACTGACATTGTGGTCTTACAG GCGGCCCTGCTTCATGACACAGTGGAAGACACAGACACCACCCTGGATGAGGTGGAGATGCACTTTGGGGCACAGGTGCGGCGCTTGGTGGAGGAGGTAACAGATGACAAGACTCTGCCCAAGCTGGAGAGAAAGCGGCAACAGGTGGAGCAGGCACCTCACAGCAGCCCAGGGGCCAAACTGGTGAAACTGGCAGACAAGCTGTACAATCTGAGGGACCTGAATCGCTGCACCCCTGAGG GATGGTCAGAACATCGCGTCCAGGAATACTTCGAATGGGCAGCACAGGTGGTGAAGGGGCTTCAGGGAACAAACCAACAACTGGAAGAGGCTCTAAAACAGCTGTTCAAGGAGCGTGGGCTGACACTCTGA